A DNA window from Pontiella agarivorans contains the following coding sequences:
- a CDS encoding family 16 glycosylhydrolase, with the protein MKTLIFIAASLLCTTALSNDWKDIPVPAPAGTNRVWKLQPQSDDFNYTHPVKEGKSRLFDKWIDFYHHPWSGPGLTLWDRDHVIVTNGCLEIPASRIMHNGLKKINTGCISSNTEVHYPLFIEARAKISNSVLASDVWMLSRDSTQEIDILEAYGADWSENADADQTWFSHRLHLSHHVFIRDPFQDYQPKDDGSWLYNEKPWREDFHCIGVHWKDPWNLDYYVDGKLVRSVSGENIIDPKGFTGGTGLSKKMDIIINVEDQDWRSSQKITPSDAELENKEDHTYRVDWIRVYKPVQAGISNP; encoded by the coding sequence ATGAAAACACTTATTTTTATAGCGGCTTCTCTGCTCTGCACCACGGCGCTTTCCAATGACTGGAAAGATATTCCGGTTCCGGCCCCCGCCGGAACCAATAGGGTCTGGAAACTTCAGCCGCAGTCGGACGACTTCAACTACACCCATCCGGTAAAAGAAGGCAAAAGCCGGCTATTTGATAAATGGATCGACTTTTATCATCACCCGTGGTCCGGCCCCGGCCTGACCCTCTGGGACCGGGATCACGTCATTGTGACCAACGGATGCCTTGAAATTCCCGCATCCCGGATCATGCACAATGGCCTAAAGAAGATTAATACGGGCTGTATCTCGTCCAATACAGAGGTGCATTATCCGCTTTTTATAGAGGCCCGGGCCAAAATCAGCAATTCGGTGCTGGCTTCCGATGTCTGGATGCTCAGCCGTGATTCCACCCAGGAAATCGATATTCTTGAGGCGTACGGCGCCGACTGGTCGGAAAATGCCGACGCGGATCAGACCTGGTTTTCACACCGGCTGCATCTGAGCCATCACGTATTTATCCGCGACCCGTTTCAGGATTATCAGCCGAAGGATGACGGCAGCTGGCTCTACAATGAAAAACCGTGGCGGGAGGATTTCCACTGCATCGGCGTGCATTGGAAGGATCCGTGGAATCTGGATTATTATGTGGATGGAAAACTCGTTCGCTCGGTTTCCGGCGAAAACATCATCGATCCGAAAGGGTTCACCGGCGGCACCGGCCTGAGCAAAAAAATGGACATCATTATCAACGTCGAAGATCAGGACTGGCGATCCAGCCAGAAGATCACGCCATCCGATGCGGAACTGGAAAACAAAGAGGACCACACCTACCGCGTCGACTGGATCCGGGTCTATAAACCCGTCCAGGCCGGGATAAGTAATCCATAG
- a CDS encoding sulfatase: MNKLVLLYCCISGLALAERPNFVFILADDLGYMDLGYNGSTFYETPNIDALAEKGLRFDQGYAACQVCSPSRASIMLGKTPARHNITQWIGSAWGMDWNRNDPVLPVEYAWNLPHEDTTLAEALRDGGYTTFFAGKWHLGSKGSWPEDHGFMINKGGWDAGGPRGGYFAPYKNPNLADGPDGESLTLRLAEETASFIESNGDQPFLAFLSFYAVHGPIQTTEALCSKYREKAAKMGRAETRFKFDRRLPVRQVQDNPIYAGMMETLDDAVGIVMRKLEETGLDKNTVVIFTSDNGGVSSGDAFSTSLLPLRGGKGRQWEGGIREPFIIHVPGMTKSGSVSDVPVIGMDFYPTMLELAGLPLLPEQHVDGVSLVPLLKGGEIKERDLFWHYPHYGNQGGEPSSIIRSGDWKLIYYHEDGRYELYNLSQDIGEQTDVAVRYPEKVAELRKKLSRWFMETGATFPALDPRFDQQKFEAKMERARTEGMQHLEQQHADFLDKTKKPSPDWWGSAKDE; this comes from the coding sequence ATGAACAAACTGGTTTTACTCTATTGCTGTATTTCAGGGCTGGCTCTGGCTGAACGGCCGAACTTTGTATTTATTCTGGCCGATGATCTCGGCTACATGGACCTCGGTTATAACGGCAGTACGTTTTATGAAACGCCGAATATCGATGCGCTGGCGGAAAAAGGGCTGCGGTTTGATCAGGGCTATGCCGCATGTCAGGTCTGCAGTCCGTCACGCGCGAGTATCATGCTGGGGAAAACGCCGGCGCGTCACAACATCACCCAATGGATCGGATCCGCATGGGGAATGGACTGGAATCGGAATGATCCGGTGCTGCCCGTTGAATATGCCTGGAATCTGCCGCACGAGGATACAACCCTTGCGGAAGCCCTGCGCGATGGCGGGTATACCACTTTTTTCGCGGGGAAATGGCATCTGGGGTCTAAAGGGTCCTGGCCGGAAGATCATGGATTTATGATTAATAAAGGCGGCTGGGATGCCGGAGGGCCGAGGGGCGGCTATTTTGCGCCCTATAAAAACCCGAATCTGGCGGACGGTCCCGACGGAGAATCCCTGACCTTGAGGCTGGCGGAAGAGACCGCGTCTTTTATTGAATCCAACGGGGATCAACCCTTTCTGGCTTTTCTTTCGTTTTATGCCGTGCATGGTCCCATTCAGACGACGGAAGCCTTATGCAGTAAATATCGGGAAAAAGCGGCGAAAATGGGCCGGGCTGAAACGCGCTTTAAATTCGACCGACGGCTGCCGGTTCGGCAGGTGCAGGATAATCCGATTTATGCGGGGATGATGGAAACGCTCGATGATGCCGTCGGGATCGTGATGCGGAAACTCGAAGAAACCGGGCTCGATAAAAATACAGTTGTGATTTTCACTTCCGACAACGGCGGCGTTTCTTCCGGCGATGCGTTTTCAACCAGTCTGCTGCCGTTGCGCGGCGGAAAAGGGCGGCAATGGGAAGGGGGGATCCGTGAACCTTTTATTATTCATGTGCCTGGCATGACGAAATCCGGATCGGTGTCGGATGTTCCGGTGATTGGAATGGATTTTTATCCCACGATGCTCGAGCTTGCCGGCCTGCCGCTGCTGCCGGAACAGCATGTTGACGGGGTCAGTCTGGTGCCGCTGCTGAAAGGCGGTGAAATTAAAGAGCGGGATCTGTTCTGGCACTATCCGCACTACGGCAATCAGGGCGGAGAGCCGTCGTCCATTATCCGCTCCGGCGACTGGAAGCTGATTTATTATCACGAGGACGGCCGCTACGAACTCTACAATCTTTCACAGGACATCGGCGAGCAGACCGACGTTGCCGTCCGGTATCCGGAAAAGGTGGCCGAACTCCGGAAAAAGCTGTCCCGCTGGTTCATGGAAACCGGCGCAACGTTCCCGGCTTTGGACCCGCGTTTTGATCAGCAGAAATTTGAAGCAAAAATGGAGCGCGCCCGGACGGAAGGGATGCAGCATCTTGAACAGCAGCACGCTGATTTTCTGGATAAAACGAAAAAGCCCAGCCCCGACTGGTGGGGCAGTGCGAAAGATGAATGA